The following proteins come from a genomic window of Flavobacterium crocinum:
- a CDS encoding YdeI/OmpD-associated family protein, giving the protein MRPTFFENQLEFRKWLEKNHQHEKELLVGFYKVTSKKLSMSWSESVDQALCFGWIDGVRKSIDKDSYTIRFTPRKTSSIWSAINIQKMEDLTKAGLMTDAGLKAFSFRTENKSKIYSHEKEPVPLNLEYENQFKSNVIAWEFFNKQAPSYKKVMIHWIMSAKQEKTRQSRLEKTIKESENKKRVL; this is encoded by the coding sequence ATGAGACCAACTTTCTTCGAAAATCAATTAGAATTTAGAAAATGGCTGGAGAAAAACCATCAACACGAAAAAGAGCTTTTGGTTGGTTTTTATAAAGTTACGAGCAAAAAGCTTTCTATGAGCTGGTCGGAATCTGTAGATCAGGCGCTTTGTTTTGGTTGGATTGATGGTGTTCGAAAATCTATTGACAAGGATAGTTATACGATTCGTTTTACTCCAAGAAAAACTTCCAGTATTTGGAGTGCCATTAATATTCAGAAAATGGAAGATTTGACTAAAGCGGGATTGATGACTGATGCCGGTTTAAAAGCCTTTAGTTTTAGAACCGAAAATAAGTCCAAAATTTATTCGCACGAAAAAGAACCTGTTCCACTTAATTTGGAGTACGAAAATCAATTTAAGAGTAATGTAATTGCCTGGGAATTTTTCAATAAACAAGCACCTTCATACAAAAAAGTAATGATTCATTGGATTATGAGTGCGAAGCAGGAAAAAACAAGACAATCACGTCTCGAAAAGACAATAAAAGAAAGCGAAAATAAGAAGAGAGTTCTGTAA
- a CDS encoding Pr6Pr family membrane protein, which yields MERENTTKIGSEVLMGIILALELYALPTQFYLLLENSEFTLFGVLVRFFSFFTILTNSIVFICSAFNLFGRRFKISAFFRKTTTITAITVYIIIVGLVFNLLLRQVVELKGLHSIVSEIFHTVVPVLFFFYWLFYVDLEKISLKTILLWLIYPIIYVVYTLFHGIYTDFYPYPFIDAVKLGFPTAMTNGLFVLLAFVVLSYVLIFVSKLKNILIR from the coding sequence ATGGAAAGAGAAAATACCACAAAAATAGGGAGTGAAGTTCTAATGGGTATTATTTTAGCTCTTGAACTTTACGCACTTCCAACACAGTTTTATTTATTATTAGAGAATTCAGAATTTACGCTTTTTGGTGTGTTGGTTCGTTTTTTCAGTTTCTTTACCATTTTGACTAATTCGATTGTTTTTATCTGCAGTGCCTTTAATCTGTTCGGAAGAAGATTTAAGATAAGTGCTTTTTTCAGAAAAACTACAACAATTACCGCTATAACAGTTTACATTATAATTGTCGGACTCGTTTTTAATTTACTGCTTCGCCAAGTTGTCGAATTAAAAGGACTTCACAGTATTGTCAGTGAAATTTTCCATACGGTTGTGCCCGTTTTGTTTTTCTTTTACTGGCTTTTTTATGTTGATTTAGAAAAGATTTCTCTGAAAACTATTCTGCTTTGGCTGATTTACCCAATAATTTATGTTGTTTATACCTTATTTCATGGTATTTACACCGATTTTTATCCTTATCCTTTTATTGATGCCGTAAAATTGGGTTTTCCCACAGCCATGACCAACGGATTATTTGTTTTACTAGCATTTGTGGTTTTGTCTTATGTTTTAATTTTTGTCTCCAAACTAAAAAATATTCTCATTAGATAA